In Bifidobacterium sp. ESL0745, one DNA window encodes the following:
- a CDS encoding type II toxin-antitoxin system PemK/MazF family toxin — MVIVRSDKVTGFQSVVTCLLTSYDSQDMPTRVRIEPSTRTGLNKVSYAMTDKIVTVSRELLGKKIGVVES, encoded by the coding sequence GTGGTGATTGTGCGAAGCGACAAGGTGACCGGTTTTCAGTCGGTGGTGACATGTCTGCTTACATCGTATGATTCTCAAGACATGCCAACGAGAGTGCGTATCGAGCCTTCGACTCGCACTGGTCTCAATAAGGTGAGCTATGCCATGACCGATAAGATTGTTACAGTTAGCCGAGAGCTGCTTGGCAAGAAAATAGGCGTTGTCGAAAGCTGA
- a CDS encoding Maf family protein encodes MATSAEGKYVEKAYDHNSTRTRDFSDVSVPVEAEPMKQALAEHPGFAAAKVGPLIIGCDSMFLFEGVALGKPHTPEVARERLSAMRGKSGELWTGHCLIDFATGRQELASSHATVRFGDYSERDIEAYIASGEPLEVAGCFTLEGLGGAFIDGVDGDPSGVLGLSLPLLRRMVEKMGVAWTDLWNVGLGKVAATKLSVQTELQVAGGAESQDDVVSKAVGTASQSESNPESVDVAGSASAGDDNICDDAKSSSAKLKSHTGNSGVSEKSLSPKVKAKAAVAKAKARAQAQAASVIPPKDNVHQPGDGWVDCACGRRHWGLNGAAGVLVARRSKETGEVTHIVMQHRAMWSAEGGTWGIPGGALADGESPIEGALRESYEEANITPDDIEVVGTHREEHGPWAYTTVFAFEKPGHEVNPHPNDDESMEIAWIPIDEVPKRKLLTAMNADWPHFVDRLGLLANDYRNK; translated from the coding sequence CTGGCTACTTCTGCTGAGGGCAAATACGTTGAAAAAGCATACGATCATAATTCGACGCGGACCCGCGATTTTTCGGATGTCTCCGTTCCGGTCGAAGCCGAACCGATGAAGCAGGCGTTGGCCGAGCACCCAGGGTTCGCTGCGGCCAAAGTCGGCCCGCTGATCATTGGCTGCGATTCCATGTTTCTTTTCGAAGGCGTCGCGCTGGGCAAGCCGCATACGCCGGAAGTCGCGCGCGAACGTCTGAGCGCGATGCGCGGCAAGTCGGGGGAGTTGTGGACCGGCCATTGCCTGATCGATTTCGCCACCGGCCGGCAGGAACTGGCTTCCAGCCATGCCACAGTGCGTTTCGGCGATTATTCCGAGCGTGATATCGAGGCGTATATCGCTTCCGGTGAACCGTTGGAAGTGGCGGGATGCTTTACGCTGGAAGGCCTCGGCGGTGCCTTTATCGACGGCGTCGACGGCGATCCGAGCGGTGTGCTCGGCCTGAGCTTGCCGCTGCTGCGCCGCATGGTCGAAAAGATGGGCGTCGCGTGGACGGATCTGTGGAACGTCGGTCTTGGCAAGGTGGCTGCGACAAAACTCAGCGTGCAGACCGAGTTGCAAGTTGCGGGTGGCGCGGAGTCGCAGGATGATGTGGTTTCAAAGGCTGTGGGAACTGCGTCGCAATCCGAGAGCAATCCGGAGTCTGTCGATGTTGCGGGTTCTGCATCCGCAGGTGATGACAATATCTGTGATGATGCCAAATCGTCATCGGCAAAGCTCAAGTCGCATACCGGGAATAGTGGTGTGAGTGAAAAATCACTATCTCCGAAAGTTAAGGCCAAAGCCGCTGTCGCCAAGGCAAAGGCGAGAGCCCAAGCGCAGGCCGCATCGGTGATTCCTCCGAAAGATAACGTCCACCAGCCAGGCGACGGATGGGTGGATTGCGCCTGCGGCCGTCGTCACTGGGGGCTGAACGGTGCCGCCGGTGTGTTGGTTGCCCGTCGCAGCAAGGAAACCGGCGAAGTCACCCATATTGTAATGCAGCATCGAGCGATGTGGAGCGCGGAAGGCGGCACGTGGGGCATTCCCGGCGGTGCGCTCGCGGACGGTGAAAGCCCGATCGAAGGCGCGTTGCGCGAAAGCTATGAAGAAGCCAACATCACCCCGGATGATATCGAGGTGGTCGGCACGCATCGCGAGGAACACGGTCCGTGGGCCTACACCACGGTTTTCGCCTTCGAAAAACCAGGCCACGAGGTCAATCCGCATCCCAACGACGACGAAAGCATGGAAATCGCTTGGATTCCGATTGACGAGGTCCCCAAACGCAAGCTGTTGACCGCGATGAATGCCGATTGGCCCCATTTCGTCGACCGACTCGGCCTCTTGGCCAACGATTATCGCAACAAGTGA
- a CDS encoding AEC family transporter, with product MGLLSAMQGFVVIAIIIGTGYVAARFNIGGPSAQMVLNRYAFFVTNPFLMFAILSKEPILEIFHPSIIVAFFSALAVGVLFLILNKLFFHMGPADATVGALNSLYLNSNNIGLPIATYILGNPALVAPILVMQQAIFTPIALTVLDYTTTGKMSLKKALMQPLHQPLLIGSLGGILVSAITAWVGFYPIPKFIYDPVNMIGQAAVPMILMAFGMSLHGSQPMQNKSSRSAVIAVTVLKNVVMPIIAFLIAFFIMGFRGKVLYACVVLAALPAGQNVYNYAARYNVGMTFARDGVLISTITSPIVIAIIAALLS from the coding sequence ATGGGTCTGTTGAGCGCGATGCAAGGATTTGTGGTCATTGCCATCATCATCGGCACCGGCTACGTGGCAGCACGTTTCAACATCGGCGGTCCGAGCGCGCAGATGGTGCTCAATCGCTACGCATTCTTCGTGACCAACCCGTTTTTGATGTTTGCGATTCTTTCCAAAGAGCCGATTCTGGAGATTTTCCACCCCTCGATCATCGTCGCGTTCTTCTCGGCGCTGGCTGTGGGCGTGCTCTTCCTGATTCTGAACAAACTGTTCTTCCACATGGGACCGGCCGACGCGACGGTGGGCGCACTTAATTCGCTGTATCTGAATTCCAACAACATCGGTCTGCCGATCGCCACCTACATTCTCGGCAATCCTGCGTTGGTCGCGCCGATCTTGGTGATGCAGCAGGCGATTTTCACGCCTATCGCGCTGACGGTTCTGGACTACACGACCACCGGCAAGATGTCGCTGAAAAAAGCGTTGATGCAACCGCTGCACCAGCCACTTCTGATTGGTTCGCTCGGCGGGATCCTCGTCTCGGCCATAACCGCTTGGGTCGGTTTTTATCCGATTCCGAAGTTCATCTATGACCCGGTCAACATGATCGGGCAGGCTGCGGTGCCGATGATCCTGATGGCGTTCGGCATGTCGCTGCACGGCAGCCAGCCGATGCAGAACAAGAGCTCGCGTTCAGCGGTCATCGCGGTCACCGTCTTGAAGAACGTCGTGATGCCGATTATCGCTTTCCTCATCGCGTTCTTCATCATGGGCTTCCGCGGCAAGGTGCTTTACGCCTGCGTCGTGCTCGCGGCGCTGCCTGCCGGCCAGAACGTCTACAATTACGCGGCGCGGTATAACGTCGGTATGACCTTCGCTCGCGATGGCGTGCTGATTTCAACGATTACCAGTCCTATCGTCATCGCCATCATCGCCGCGCTCTTGAGCTGA
- a CDS encoding type II toxin-antitoxin system RelB/DinJ family antitoxin, whose protein sequence is MAQAAQDISRIQIRTRKSLKEQATQLFDKLGLDMGTAINMFLAQSVRDGGLPFRASLTPLERDIAEAEPFASEREATDFASRMAGRMMDETR, encoded by the coding sequence ATGGCACAGGCTGCGCAGGATATCTCTCGTATTCAAATCAGGACAAGAAAAAGCCTTAAGGAGCAGGCGACACAGCTGTTTGACAAGCTTGGGCTTGACATGGGAACCGCAATCAACATGTTTTTGGCGCAATCGGTACGTGACGGCGGGCTCCCTTTCCGCGCAAGCTTGACGCCGTTGGAGCGGGACATCGCCGAGGCCGAACCGTTTGCCTCTGAGCGCGAGGCGACAGATTTCGCTTCCCGGATGGCGGGAAGGATGATGGATGAAACGCGGTGA
- a CDS encoding ATP-binding protein: MGQFPIVSLTGARQSGKTTLLKEMFPDFRYVSLEESKERRIAESDPVSFLGMYDDRVIFDEVQRVPDLFSELQVLVDERRQRPGQFIISGSQNFLLMRSISQSLAGRVMLLHLLPLSYAELEASGLRPGNMDEWVVRGGYPRLFDEAVETAVRPDFYFRSYVGTYLERDVRQELGVRKLDAFRKFLRQCAVRCGQTLNYNAMAVACDVSVPTVKEWLSVLEASFIVFRLYPYHTNFGKRLVKSPKLYFHDTGFAAYLLRIQDAEQMLLSRQRGAFFENAVIAELVKRYYARGSNPELYFWRDSERKEVDLLIERGGRICYVVEIKASAVFDQHAFAMVNELGEKFGLDLAHRVVVYGGDRSLTTRFGRLLQVADLGELVV; this comes from the coding sequence ATGGGGCAATTCCCGATTGTGTCATTGACCGGTGCCAGACAAAGCGGCAAAACGACGCTACTTAAAGAGATGTTTCCTGATTTTCGCTATGTTTCATTGGAGGAATCAAAGGAGCGTCGGATTGCCGAAAGCGACCCCGTTTCTTTCCTTGGAATGTATGACGACCGTGTGATATTCGATGAAGTACAGCGGGTACCCGATCTTTTTTCGGAGTTGCAGGTTTTGGTTGACGAGAGACGGCAAAGGCCGGGGCAGTTTATCATTTCCGGATCGCAGAATTTTCTGTTGATGAGATCCATATCGCAATCGTTGGCCGGGCGTGTCATGCTGCTTCATCTTCTGCCGCTTTCATATGCCGAACTTGAAGCGTCGGGTTTGCGGCCTGGGAACATGGATGAATGGGTGGTCAGGGGTGGCTATCCGAGATTGTTCGATGAGGCTGTGGAAACAGCGGTGAGGCCTGATTTTTATTTCCGTAGTTATGTCGGCACCTATCTGGAGCGCGATGTGCGACAAGAACTGGGGGTTCGTAAGCTTGATGCATTCCGAAAGTTCCTTCGACAGTGTGCGGTCAGATGCGGCCAGACTCTTAATTACAACGCGATGGCTGTAGCATGTGATGTCAGCGTGCCGACGGTGAAGGAATGGCTGTCGGTATTGGAAGCAAGTTTCATTGTGTTTCGGCTGTATCCGTACCATACCAACTTCGGCAAGCGATTGGTGAAAAGCCCAAAGCTGTATTTTCATGATACGGGTTTCGCGGCGTATTTGCTTAGGATTCAGGATGCCGAACAGATGCTGCTGAGTCGCCAGCGTGGGGCTTTTTTCGAAAATGCGGTGATTGCCGAATTGGTCAAGAGGTATTACGCAAGAGGAAGCAATCCGGAACTGTATTTCTGGCGAGATTCTGAGCGTAAGGAAGTGGATTTGTTGATTGAAAGGGGTGGCCGGATCTGCTATGTGGTGGAGATCAAGGCCTCGGCTGTATTCGACCAGCATGCCTTTGCCATGGTCAACGAGTTGGGAGAAAAATTCGGGCTGGATTTGGCTCATCGGGTGGTGGTATATGGCGGCGACCGGTCTCTGACCACCCGTTTCGGAAGGCTGCTGCAGGTCGCGGACCTTGGCGAGCTGGTCGTGTGA
- the dapE gene encoding succinyl-diaminopimelate desuccinylase has protein sequence MSLTIQQGAAREAALSGLFEEVMKSYSVSDSETALADEVEAFLRQQPHLTVHRMGDTVVASTSLGRSQRVVLAGHLDTVPVIDNFPPFWLEPGDERIREDVATANPGERVMFGRGATDMKASDAVMLYLAAMLTSPKYDLTYVFYDHEEVVAEKNGLGKVAKAHPDWIQGDFAIIGEPTDCGIEGGCNGTMRFDVVTHGVAAHSARAWMGENAIHKAAEVLNRLAAYVPKDVEVDGLTYREGLNATLISGGKGTNVIPDECRVHVNYRFAPDKDLKAAKALMMGADAGAEMGNGEHKATGGMFEGFDIEMKDESPSARPGMDAPLAVSLAKLVEDKTGLAPQAKLGWTDVARFSSIGVPAVNLGAGSPLLAHKADEQIPESQLMLLADILEEWLR, from the coding sequence ATGAGTCTGACGATACAACAAGGAGCCGCGCGCGAGGCTGCGCTGAGTGGATTGTTCGAAGAAGTGATGAAGTCGTATTCCGTTTCCGACAGCGAAACAGCACTTGCCGACGAGGTTGAGGCGTTCCTGCGCCAGCAGCCGCACCTGACGGTTCATCGCATGGGTGACACAGTGGTGGCGTCGACCTCGCTTGGGCGCTCGCAGCGGGTCGTGCTCGCCGGCCACCTCGACACGGTGCCGGTTATCGATAATTTCCCGCCTTTTTGGCTTGAACCGGGCGACGAACGCATTCGCGAGGACGTGGCTACAGCAAATCCAGGTGAGCGTGTGATGTTCGGCCGTGGCGCGACGGATATGAAGGCCAGCGACGCGGTGATGCTGTATCTTGCGGCGATGTTGACGTCTCCGAAGTACGACCTCACCTACGTTTTCTACGATCACGAGGAAGTCGTGGCCGAAAAGAACGGGCTTGGCAAGGTGGCCAAGGCTCACCCCGATTGGATACAGGGCGATTTCGCGATTATCGGCGAACCTACCGATTGCGGTATCGAGGGTGGTTGCAATGGCACCATGCGTTTCGACGTGGTCACCCACGGCGTCGCCGCCCATTCCGCCCGCGCATGGATGGGCGAAAACGCCATTCACAAGGCTGCCGAAGTCCTGAATCGGCTTGCCGCCTACGTTCCCAAGGATGTCGAAGTGGACGGTCTGACCTACCGCGAGGGGCTCAACGCCACCCTGATTTCCGGAGGTAAGGGCACCAACGTGATTCCCGACGAATGCCGGGTGCACGTCAATTATCGTTTTGCGCCTGACAAGGATCTGAAGGCCGCGAAAGCATTGATGATGGGGGCTGACGCTGGTGCGGAAATGGGCAACGGCGAGCACAAGGCCACTGGCGGCATGTTCGAAGGCTTCGACATCGAAATGAAGGACGAATCGCCGTCCGCGCGTCCCGGCATGGACGCCCCGCTTGCTGTTTCACTGGCCAAGTTGGTGGAAGACAAGACCGGTTTGGCCCCTCAGGCCAAGCTCGGCTGGACCGATGTCGCGCGCTTCTCGTCCATCGGTGTCCCCGCCGTCAACCTCGGCGCGGGCTCCCCGCTTCTGGCTCACAAGGCCGACGAGCAGATTCCCGAAAGCCAACTTATGTTGCTTGCCGACATCCTTGAGGAATGGTTGCGCTAG